Part of the Methylomonas rapida genome is shown below.
GGACAGCGCTTTGGCCATCAAGATCATGTCGGGTTTGACGCCCCAGTGCTCGATCGCCCAGAACTTGCCGGTGCGACCTATGCCGGTTTGAATTTCATCGGCAACGAACAAGGTGCCGTATTTTTTGCACAAGCGTTCGACTTCTGGCAGGTAGTTGTCGTCAGGCACGTTGACGCCTTTGCCTTGAATCGGTTCGACGATGAAGGCGGCGACGTCCTTGTTGCTGAGGGCTTTTTCCAGCGCGCCCAGATCATTGAAGGGGACCGCGCCGCATTGTGGCAACAATGGGCCGAAGCCTTCGCGGAAAATTTCTTCGCCATTCAGCGACAAGGCGCCCATCGTCAAGCCGTGATAAGCATGCTCGCAGTAAACGATGCGTGGACGCTTGGTGGTATAGCGGGCAAATTTGATCGCCGCTTCCACCGCTTCGGTGCCGGAGTTGCAGAAAAACATTTTTTCCAGATTGTCCGGGCAGGTGGCCAGAATTTCTTTTGCCAGCAAGCCGCTGAGCAAGGAAACGTCCATCTGCACCAGATTCGGCAGTTCCAGGGTCAGGGTTTCTTGCAGCGCGCTGATGACGGTCGGATGATTGCGGCCGATCGCGAATACACCAAAACCGCTCAATAGATCGAGGTATTCATTACCGTCTTCGTCATACAGATATTGGCCGATGGCTTTTTTGTAGTTGCGGTCGTAGCCGATGGTGCGCAGCACGCGAACCATTTGATTGTTCAGATAATGCTCGTGCAGGTCGAATTTTTCTTCGAAGTGCTGAGCAAAGAGTTCGGCAATGCTAAAAGACATGTAATACCTCTTGAATGCGTACTGTCTCGGTCAATACCGGGCAGTAATGAATGAGATTGAAAATGAGCGATTTTTCATAGCGGCTCAATTCGCTATTGGTTTTTATGGGGTTCCGGCAGCGAAAGTTGCCGGGCGACAAGTTTCAAGGTTTTCCGGGCAGCATGGAAATGCAGGCCAAGGCGGATCAAGCCAGAAATTTCCGCGGGATGGAGCAATAAATAGCGCAATAGCTTGGGCAGTTCCGCTCGACCATCGGCGTTCAAGGCATGCTGAACTGCTTGCGGCAAATTCATCTCGACCGGATCGGCGATAACGCGGATGGCCAAAAACGGTAACAAGGCCTGGGATGCGACTTCGGCGATTGCAGTACTTTCCATGTCCAATGCCATTGCCTGGCTTTGTTGGTGGATGCGTTGTTTTTCACGGCTGTCGCTGATCAAGGTGCCACTGGTGAACAAGTGGCCTTCGTGCACGGGCAAAATGGGTGACAAACTCTGAATCGTATCAGCCGTCCAGTTGCCGTCGGCGGCGTAATTGCGGTCTGCAGCAATGATCCGGGTTGGTATCAGCAGATCGCCCGGTTTTAACTGGCCGGACAGTCCCGCCGCGCAACCCCAGCTCATCAAGCGCTGCGCGCCCTTTTCTAGCAGAGTGCGGGCAGCCTTGGCGGCATTGATCGGCCCGGCTCCGCCATAGGCAATCCAGTTGTTTCCAAACCGGCGGCATTCGCCTTGCCGGAGTTTGCTGGATGTCAGTGTGCTTAGCTCTTCCGGTAGCGCAACGACAATGCCGACGATGGCGTCGGCATTGTTGAAGGTAGCGTTAAGGTTATCGCTCACTGTTTCGCCAATTCGTTACGGTATCTGGCCAGCGCCCACAACGGGAAGAATTTGTCGTAGCCGTGATACTTCAGATAAAACACGCGTGGAAAGCCCGGTGCGGTAAAGCAAGGGTCATTCCACAGGCCATTGGCTTGCTGGGTGCGCAACAGGTAATCGATGCCCGCGCTGACTTCCGGACTATGCACTTCGCCGGCGGCGATCAAGCCCAATACGGCCCACGCTGTCTGGAAGGCCGTGCTGAAATGATAACGGCCGCGATATTGCTGGTCGTCATGGTAGCTCAGGTTGTCTTCGCCCCAGCCGCCGTCCTCGCGCTGCACACTTTTCAACCAGGCGGCCGCCTTGGTGTACATCGGGT
Proteins encoded:
- a CDS encoding aspartate aminotransferase family protein; amino-acid sequence: MSFSIAELFAQHFEEKFDLHEHYLNNQMVRVLRTIGYDRNYKKAIGQYLYDEDGNEYLDLLSGFGVFAIGRNHPTVISALQETLTLELPNLVQMDVSLLSGLLAKEILATCPDNLEKMFFCNSGTEAVEAAIKFARYTTKRPRIVYCEHAYHGLTMGALSLNGEEIFREGFGPLLPQCGAVPFNDLGALEKALSNKDVAAFIVEPIQGKGVNVPDDNYLPEVERLCKKYGTLFVADEIQTGIGRTGKFWAIEHWGVKPDMILMAKALSGGFVPVGGVAMTTKIMDTVFNRMDRAVVHGSTFSKNNMAMAAGLASLHVIHEEKLVENSAKVGEDIIASINAMSSKYEFLKEARGKGSMIAIEFHTPKSLGLKAAWAMLEAANKGLFCQMITIPLFKEHRVLSQVAGHGMNVVKLLPPLNLTQKDRDWIVDAMETTIADTHNVTGSIWTLGKNLASHALKSKK
- a CDS encoding phosphorylase family protein — protein: MSDNLNATFNNADAIVGIVVALPEELSTLTSSKLRQGECRRFGNNWIAYGGAGPINAAKAARTLLEKGAQRLMSWGCAAGLSGQLKPGDLLIPTRIIAADRNYAADGNWTADTIQSLSPILPVHEGHLFTSGTLISDSREKQRIHQQSQAMALDMESTAIAEVASQALLPFLAIRVIADPVEMNLPQAVQHALNADGRAELPKLLRYLLLHPAEISGLIRLGLHFHAARKTLKLVARQLSLPEPHKNQ